From Leptidea sinapis chromosome 3, ilLepSina1.1, whole genome shotgun sequence, a single genomic window includes:
- the LOC126978799 gene encoding UDP-glucosyltransferase 2-like has translation MPSISHQLAFRPVIHGLVKRGHEVTVITPDPAFNETSTLANLTEIDVHDVSYSIMREVFKQVRGERMGFGETAKHMLELLLFVFEQQLRQPQVQKLLNTDKNDFDLIITESLYRTALCFGHLYKAPIIQISSMGTIEDIYKRFGAPNHPLLYPLPMAQRIYNLSFTEKITALWNGALGEYAFSSTVDIEREVMKKYFGDDLPSYSDLEKNVQLLFLNEHPLWANNRPVPPNIVFIGGIHERPEVKLSKDLLNLLDSSKNGIIYVSFGSNVQTSFLPSQKITIMLEAFSQLPFDVLLKWEKDDILPGLPANVKVFKWFPQSELLKHPKIKLFITQGGLQSTDEAINAGVPLVGIPMMADQYYNVEKYVHLGIGLQLDINTLTFDEFKNSVETILYEGRFKTNILRLRGIMRDHPVKPLDLAIWWVEHILEYGGSHLRSPAAGISWTEYYEIKLIITILIIIVLTVVALLSLVCYFIILGKNSLSIIINGKKNKVD, from the exons ATGCCATCAATCAGCCATCAATTGGCATTCCGTCCAGTTATTCATGGTTTAGTAAAAAGAGGGCACGAAGTGACAGTTATTACTCCGGATCCAGCCTTTAATGAAACAAGTACTCTCGCAAATTTAACAGAAATAGATGTCCATGATGTATCATATTCAATAATGCGTGAAGTTTTTAAGCAAGTTAGAGGTGAGAGGATGGGTTTTGGAGAGACTGCAAAACATATGCTTGAACTACTTTTATTTGTGTTTGAACAACAGCTGAGACAACCTCAAGtgcaaaaattattgaatactGACAAAAATGATTTTGATCTTATAATTACTGAATCTTTGTATCGAACTGCTCTCTGCTTTGGTCATTTATATAAAGCCCCTATTATACAAATTAGCTCCATGGGTACAATAGAAGATATATACAAAAGGTTTGGTGCACCTAACCATCCTTTATTGTATCCTTTACCCATGGCGCAAAGGATTTATAATCTTTCATTTACTGAAAAAATAACTGCACTTTGGAATGGAGCGCTAGGAGAATATGCGTTTTCTTCCACAGTAGATATTGAACGAGAAGTAATGAAGAAATATTTTGGTGACGATTTGCCCAGCTATAgtgatttagaaaaaaatgtacaacttttatttttgaatgaacATCCACTTTGGGCAAATAACCGACCTGTTCCACCGAATATAGTATTTATTGGTGGTATACACGAAAGACCTGAGGTCAAATTATCAAAA gaTCTATTAAATCTTTTAGACTCCTCAAAAAATGGCATAATTTATGTTAGTTTTGGATCTAATGTGCAAACATCCTTCCTACCATcgcaaaaaattacaattatgttGGAAGCTTTCTCTCAACTTCCATTTGATGTATTACTAAAATGGGAAAAAGATGATATTTTACCCGGTCTCCCTGCAAACGTAAAAGTTTTCAAATGGTTCCCTCAATCAGAACTTTTAA AACATCCAAAGATAAAACTTTTTATAACACAAGGCGGACTTCAGTCAACGGATGAAGCTATCAATGCAGGAGTCCCGCTAGTAGGAATACCTATGATGGCAGACCAATACTACAATGTTGAGAAATATGTTCATCTCGGCATTGGCTTGCAACTGGATATAAATACACTAACTTTTGATGAATTTAAAAACTCTGTAGAGACAATTTTATACGAAGGAAG atTCAAAACCAATATACTGAGACTTCGAGGTATTATGAGAGATCATCCAGTCAAGCCATTAGACTTGGCAATTTGGTGGGTTGAACATATTTTGGAATACGGCGGTTCACATCTACGATCACCAGCTGCAGGAATTTCATGGACAGAGTACTATGAAATCAAATtgataataactatattaataattattgtattaactGTTGTGGCATTGTTGTCTTtggtatgttattttattatattagggAAGAATTcactttcaattattataaacgGAAAAAAGAATAAAGTTGATTAA
- the LOC126978711 gene encoding UDP-glycosyltransferase UGT5-like isoform X2, with protein sequence MYNIYVIILYTLVKATNGARILAVFPGPSISHQVIFRPLTQELVRRGHQVTVITPNPTFEKGKGPENLTEIDVHDISYKMKEDFVETADFGRKDLVFDQIIHLFEQLSGIFADQTKSSDVQSILNDKNISFDLLLIEACVRPTLIFSHLYKVPVIQVSSFGMMLGSAEIVGSPTHPFLYPTIMHQRLYNLSFWEKIDELYKHLKMKSMYDSSEFKELEMFESILGVDLPSYNVLKNNVDMLFLNIHPIWTDNQPLPMNVISIWGIHKTTLKELPQDLKSYLDSSKKGVIYMSLGSNAPSSRLPQEILQIFIRVFSQLQYDVLWKWEKDELPGKPKNVKISKWFPQSDLLYHPNIKLFITQGGLQSTEEAINAGVPLIGMPMHGDQWYNVEKYAHHRIGIRLEMDTLTETQLKTTIDKVMMDKR encoded by the exons atgtataatatttacgttataatattatatacacttGTAAAAGCAACAAATGGGGCAAGAATATTGGCAGTTTTTCCTGGGCCTTCGATTAGCCACCAAGTAATTTTTCGACCTCTGACACAAGAATTGGTACGACGTGGTCATCAAGTTACAGTTATAACACCCAACCCAACATTTGAAAAAGGAAAAGGACCAGAAAATTTAACAGAAATAGATGTACATGATATATCTTACAAAATGAAAGAGGATTTCGTAGAAACCGCTGATTTTGGAAGAAAAGATTTAGTCTTTGatcaaattatacatttatttgaacAGCTAAGTGGTATCTTTGCAGATCAAACAAAATCATCTGATGTTCAAAGTATattgaatgataaaaatatcaGTTTTGATTTGCTATTAATTGAGGCTTGCGTCAGACCGACTTTAATATTCTCGCATCTATATAAAGTTCCTGTTATACAAGTAAGCTCATTTGGAATGATGCTGGGAAGTGCAGAAATTGTAGGTTCACCAACACACCCATTTTTATACCCAACAATAATGCATCAAagattgtataatttatctttttgGGAGAAGATAGATGAACTGTATAAACACCTGAAAATGAAAAGTATGTATGACAGCTCAGAATTTAAAGAACTGGAAATGTTTGAGAGCATTCTAGGAGTTGATTTGCCTAGTTATAATGTATTGAAAAACAATGTTGACATGTTATTTCTGAACATCCATCCAATATGGACCGATAATCAACCCTTACCTATGAATGTTATTTCGATATGGGGAATACACAAAACTACTCTAAAAGAACTACCCCAG GACCTCAAATCTTATTTGGATTCATCAAAGAAAGGAGTAATATATATGAGCTTAGGTTCAAATGCCCCATCGTCCAGGTTACCTCAAGAAATTCTTCAAATATTTATACGAGTATTTTCACAATTGCAATATGACGTTTTATGGAAATGGGAGAAAGATGAATTACCTGGCAAGCCTAAAAATGTGAAAATATCTAAATGGTTTCCACAGTCAGATCTCTTAT ATCACCCGaacataaaactcttcataaCACAAGGAGGTCTTCAATCAACAGAAGAAGCAATTAACGCTGGAGTACCGCTTATTGGTATGCCAATGCACGGTGATCAATGGTATAATGTGGAAAAATACGCTCATCACAGAATTGGTATTCGTCTTGAAATGGACACATTGACCGAAACGCAACTTAAAACAACAATTGACAAAGTGATGATGGATAAGAGGTAA
- the LOC126979013 gene encoding UDP-glycosyltransferase UGT5-like, with the protein MGSALMLLRYFRGTCIKKELKTYLDSSKDGVIYMSFGTNALSSMLPKEKIDIFTKVFSRLPYDVLWKWEEDELHNRPRNVRISKWVPQYDTLRHPNIKLFITQGGLQSIDETIDAGVPLIGVPMLGDQWYNVEKCVHYKIGVQLDMATLDEDQLVEAIEKVLKDESYRKNILNLRSLMNDQPQSPLDRGVWWVEYVLRHGDARHLRAPAANMSLMEYFDIELWIVTLMFFILICLLMIISLIILYRFLIKTLCTKQTNLVI; encoded by the exons ATGGGTTCGGCCTTAATGCTCTTACGTTACTTCCGAGGAACTTGTATTAAGAAG GAACTCAAGACTTACTTAGATTCATCTAAAGATGGTGTAATATATATGAGTTTTGGAACAAATGCTTTATCATCAATGTTACCCAAGGAAAAGATTGACATTTTCACTAAAGTTTTTTCACGGTTGCCTTACGACGTGCTATGGAAATGGGAGGAAGATGAATTACATAACAGACCTCGTAATGTCAGAATATCAAAATGGGTACCACAGTACGATACATTGC gACACcctaatataaaactatttataacCCAAGGGGGCCTACAATCCATTGATGAGACAATTGACGCAGGGGTCCCTCTTATTGGTGTGCCAATGCTTGGTGACCAATGGTATAATGTTGAGAAATGTGTGCATTACAAAATAGGCGTTCAACTTGATATGGCAACTTTAGATGAAGACCAACTCGTCGAAGCAATCGAAAAAGTTTTGAAAGATGAaag TTAcagaaaaaatatcttaaatctTCGAAGTTTAATGAATGACCAACCCCAGAGTCCTTTGGATCGAGGCGTTTGGTGGGTCGAGTATGTTCTTCGTCACGGTGATGCAAGGCATCTTCGAGCGCCAGCAGCCAATATGTCCCTTATGGAGTATTTTGATATTGAACTTTGGATTGTAACTTTAAtgttctttattttaatatgtttactGATGATTATTTCCTTAATCATTCtttatagatttttaattaAGACCTTGTGTACCAAACAgacaaatttagttatttaa
- the LOC126978711 gene encoding UDP-glucosyltransferase 2-like isoform X1: protein MYNIYVIILYTLVKATNGARILAVFPGPSISHQVIFRPLTQELVRRGHQVTVITPNPTFEKGKGPENLTEIDVHDISYKMKEDFVETADFGRKDLVFDQIIHLFEQLSGIFADQTKSSDVQSILNDKNISFDLLLIEACVRPTLIFSHLYKVPVIQVSSFGMMLGSAEIVGSPTHPFLYPTIMHQRLYNLSFWEKIDELYKHLKMKSMYDSSEFKELEMFESILGVDLPSYNVLKNNVDMLFLNIHPIWTDNQPLPMNVISIWGIHKTTLKELPQDLKSYLDSSKKGVIYMSLGSNAPSSRLPQEILQIFIRVFSQLQYDVLWKWEKDELPGKPKNVKISKWFPQSDLLYHPNIKLFITQGGLQSTEEAINAGVPLIGMPMHGDQWYNVEKYAHHRIGIRLEMDTLTETQLKTTIDKVMMDKSYQENIVRLRSLLSDEPQKALDRAVWWTEYVLRHGGAKHLRSPAANMSWMEYYEIQFIVTILLLIITCKIFIVIFLCFVWKYVLHNFIKKHKIKKS, encoded by the exons atgtataatatttacgttataatattatatacacttGTAAAAGCAACAAATGGGGCAAGAATATTGGCAGTTTTTCCTGGGCCTTCGATTAGCCACCAAGTAATTTTTCGACCTCTGACACAAGAATTGGTACGACGTGGTCATCAAGTTACAGTTATAACACCCAACCCAACATTTGAAAAAGGAAAAGGACCAGAAAATTTAACAGAAATAGATGTACATGATATATCTTACAAAATGAAAGAGGATTTCGTAGAAACCGCTGATTTTGGAAGAAAAGATTTAGTCTTTGatcaaattatacatttatttgaacAGCTAAGTGGTATCTTTGCAGATCAAACAAAATCATCTGATGTTCAAAGTATattgaatgataaaaatatcaGTTTTGATTTGCTATTAATTGAGGCTTGCGTCAGACCGACTTTAATATTCTCGCATCTATATAAAGTTCCTGTTATACAAGTAAGCTCATTTGGAATGATGCTGGGAAGTGCAGAAATTGTAGGTTCACCAACACACCCATTTTTATACCCAACAATAATGCATCAAagattgtataatttatctttttgGGAGAAGATAGATGAACTGTATAAACACCTGAAAATGAAAAGTATGTATGACAGCTCAGAATTTAAAGAACTGGAAATGTTTGAGAGCATTCTAGGAGTTGATTTGCCTAGTTATAATGTATTGAAAAACAATGTTGACATGTTATTTCTGAACATCCATCCAATATGGACCGATAATCAACCCTTACCTATGAATGTTATTTCGATATGGGGAATACACAAAACTACTCTAAAAGAACTACCCCAG GACCTCAAATCTTATTTGGATTCATCAAAGAAAGGAGTAATATATATGAGCTTAGGTTCAAATGCCCCATCGTCCAGGTTACCTCAAGAAATTCTTCAAATATTTATACGAGTATTTTCACAATTGCAATATGACGTTTTATGGAAATGGGAGAAAGATGAATTACCTGGCAAGCCTAAAAATGTGAAAATATCTAAATGGTTTCCACAGTCAGATCTCTTAT ATCACCCGaacataaaactcttcataaCACAAGGAGGTCTTCAATCAACAGAAGAAGCAATTAACGCTGGAGTACCGCTTATTGGTATGCCAATGCACGGTGATCAATGGTATAATGTGGAAAAATACGCTCATCACAGAATTGGTATTCGTCTTGAAATGGACACATTGACCGAAACGCAACTTAAAACAACAATTGACAAAGTGATGATGGATAAGAG CTACCAGGAAAATATTGTAAGACTTCGTAGTTTGCTTAGTGACGAGCCTCAAAAAGCCCTGGATCGAGCAGTTTGGTGGACGGAGTATGTGTTACGTCACGGTGGAGCGAAACATCTTCGATCACCGGCAGCCAATATGTCCTGGATGGAGTATTACGAAATACAATTTATAGTAACAATACTATTATTGATAATTACATGCAAAATTTTCATAGTCATATTCCtatgttttgtatggaaatatgtgttacataattttataaaaaaacataaaattaagaaaTCTTGA